The sequence TCATCGTCGGCTTGGCCTCGGGCGCACCTTTGACGCTTCTCGACGAACCCTATGTGGGCCTGGACACTCACAATAGGCGCGTGTTCTACCAGCACTTACTCGAGATGAGCAACTCTGGCCGCACCTTCATGATGGCCACGCATCACATCCACGAGTCGGCGAAGGTACTCGATTCTTTCATCATCCTGGGCCGTGACGGGAAGGTCGCCCGGCATGTGCACGTAGCTGACATCGCCGATGAATACGTCTTGGCGTCCGCGCCCGACTTGGACGAGGTCCCTGGGGCGCTTGCTTTACGACGATCCCCTGAGCTAGACCGCGCCCTGATTCCCCGGGCGGAAGCCGCCAACCTCCCTGGTGCCCGCCTGGAAAACGCCGACCTTGACCAGATCATTGATGCCATGCTGGAGGCGAGTTAAATGACGTACTTAGCATCGTCGTGGCAGCTGTGGAAGCTGCAGTTCAGGCAAGGAAGTGTCGGATCCTTGAGCCTGCGTTTTCTCCAGTGTTTTTCGATCTTTTTCTTGCTCAGCGCCTCTTTTGTCCAATCGTTGCTGTTGGCGATATTCGCGCCATTTCTAGTGGTGTTTTCTGTTTCGAATTCCTTGCTGCCGGACACTGGGATGTATCGAGCCTTCGGAATGGGCCGCAAGCGTGCGTACGCCCATGCGGCGTTAAGCGTTGTTCCTGTAGTAGCGCTGGTCAGTGTGCTCGTCCTGTGGTGGTTTCCGCCCAACTCGGCACTGATCGGTGTGGCGTCCGCGGTGGTTACCGGTGTCTTCGCAGTGTTGGTGGTGGATCCGCAGGCTGAGCGGAGTTTTCCCGGAGCTGATGCAGCTGGCGTGACGCTTGCAAGATCCGGTGGTTTCGGGTGGGTCACGCTGTGGCGCAGGGTGCTTACCGGTTCAGTGGTTTTCGGCCTGTTCAACGTGGCCGCCCAACTGGTTTCCGGGATTGCTCCATGGGAGTGGCTGAGCACAACGTTGAACTCCGTCGTCGTGTTTGTTTTCTGGTTTTGGTTTGCATACATGCTGGCTCAGGCGGCGGGGGCTTGGAAAGCCTTTGGGCGCAGTCGCAGAGATTGGGTGTGCAACATTGTTGTGGCATCCCTGGTGGGCGCGATGCTCTTCGCCGCCACAGCGGTGGTGGTGCTGGGCATACTCTCCTTGGCGGGAGCCGTCCCAGCGGGTGTTGATTTCGCGCGGATCAGCGGGTTTACCTGGGCGACCATTCCCGTGACAGTCGCTATCGCGCTGGCCAGCGTGGCGAGTGGGGCGTCGTCAAGCGCTATTGTCTTCTTCACGTCCATTGTGGCGTGGACTTTGCTGCGCGGAATGATCGCCGATGGGAACTCACCGCGCACCTTCTTCTGGTTTGCCCTGATCTTCGCCGCAGTGTTGTTTGTGGTAGCCGCGTTCCAGTTCTGGCGCACGCTGACGGAACGTACCTCTTTGCAAACGTCCGCAGGTGACTATCGAGGAATAAACCAAACAAACCAAACAAACTAGGAGTTAACGCACCATGATCATTCACGCGCATAACCTGGCAAAACACTTTGGCGACAACAGCGTGCTGCGTGGGCTGGACCTGAAAATCCCCCACGGTGGGATCCACGGTCTGCTCGGACGCAACG comes from Corynebacterium cystitidis and encodes:
- a CDS encoding ATP-binding cassette domain-containing protein, with amino-acid sequence MITTTDLTKSYKNKDVLTGVTFHLEQGGIHGLLGRNGVGKSTLLGILAGQIKADGGTAEVMGYAPFDNADLMDEVVLAGVDTPYPAAWSGQAILQAAALRYPRWDEQGANRLVGDFALEGMLDTKYSALSRGQKAMMGIIVGLASGAPLTLLDEPYVGLDTHNRRVFYQHLLEMSNSGRTFMMATHHIHESAKVLDSFIILGRDGKVARHVHVADIADEYVLASAPDLDEVPGALALRRSPELDRALIPRAEAANLPGARLENADLDQIIDAMLEAS